The following are encoded in a window of Telmatobacter sp. DSM 110680 genomic DNA:
- a CDS encoding CoA-acylating methylmalonate-semialdehyde dehydrogenase, with translation MTAIASPSIHNLIGGMWVTSTSPAGIELLNPATGEPLGNSPAGSAAEVDAAVQAAHAAFASWRTVPAADRVQYLFKLKSLLEVHLDELASLITIENGKTLAESKGELRRGIENVEVACGIPVLMQGYSLEDVAPGIDEIMVRQPLGVCAVITPFNFPLMIPLWFLPYAIATGNTVVLKPSDRVPFSAARLLELIQETGLPDGVVNLVNGGKAAVDALLDHPLIRAVSFVGSTPVARHVYARGSASGKRVQCQGGAKNHVVVLPDADQETTTKIIADSAFGCAGQRCLAVSVTVTVGEAKDWFRDAIASAASSLKVGNGLDPNTQMGPVITHASRERVVSLIGQGADQGAKTIVDGRRTNGNAGAGSFVGPTVLDGLPAQSPLMETEIFGPVLSVVHADTVDEAVAMIERSAYGNASSIFTSSGASARKFRTSVSTGNVGINIGVPAPMAYFPFSGWKGSFFGVMHAQGRDAVEFFTDKKVIVERWPKEWSRKF, from the coding sequence ATGACTGCCATTGCTTCCCCCTCAATCCACAATCTCATTGGCGGCATGTGGGTCACCTCCACCAGCCCCGCCGGCATTGAACTGCTGAACCCCGCAACCGGTGAGCCGCTGGGAAATTCCCCGGCCGGATCGGCCGCCGAAGTCGACGCCGCGGTGCAGGCCGCTCACGCGGCCTTCGCTTCGTGGCGCACAGTTCCAGCCGCAGATCGCGTGCAATATCTCTTCAAGCTCAAATCACTGCTTGAAGTACACCTCGACGAACTCGCCAGCCTCATCACTATCGAAAATGGCAAGACCCTCGCCGAATCAAAAGGCGAACTGCGCCGCGGGATTGAAAATGTCGAAGTCGCATGTGGCATTCCGGTGCTGATGCAGGGTTACTCGCTTGAAGATGTCGCGCCGGGCATCGACGAGATCATGGTGCGCCAGCCTCTCGGCGTTTGCGCCGTGATCACACCATTCAATTTTCCGTTGATGATTCCGCTCTGGTTCCTGCCCTATGCCATTGCCACCGGGAACACCGTCGTGTTGAAACCCAGCGACCGCGTTCCCTTCTCCGCAGCCCGTCTTCTCGAACTGATCCAGGAGACCGGCCTGCCCGATGGCGTTGTGAACCTCGTCAACGGTGGCAAAGCTGCAGTTGACGCCTTGCTCGATCATCCCCTCATACGCGCCGTGAGCTTTGTCGGATCAACGCCTGTCGCAAGGCATGTGTACGCGCGCGGCTCGGCAAGCGGCAAGCGCGTGCAGTGCCAGGGAGGCGCCAAGAATCATGTAGTCGTGCTTCCCGATGCCGACCAGGAGACCACCACCAAAATCATCGCCGACTCCGCATTCGGTTGCGCGGGCCAGCGCTGTCTCGCTGTCAGTGTCACCGTCACTGTCGGCGAAGCGAAAGACTGGTTCCGCGATGCCATTGCGTCTGCGGCAAGCTCACTCAAAGTCGGCAACGGTCTCGACCCCAACACACAGATGGGGCCGGTCATTACGCACGCCAGCCGCGAACGCGTCGTCTCGCTCATCGGACAGGGTGCTGACCAGGGCGCAAAGACAATTGTCGACGGAAGACGCACCAACGGAAACGCCGGAGCCGGCTCGTTCGTAGGTCCAACAGTTCTCGATGGCTTGCCCGCGCAAAGCCCGCTGATGGAAACGGAAATCTTCGGGCCCGTGCTCTCCGTGGTTCATGCAGATACGGTGGACGAAGCAGTGGCCATGATTGAGCGTTCAGCCTACGGAAACGCAAGTTCCATCTTTACCTCGTCTGGAGCATCGGCGCGCAAGTTCCGTACCTCAGTCTCAACCGGCAACGTCGGCATCAACATCGGCGTTCCCGCCCCCATGGCCTACTTTCCGTTCTCAGGGTGGAAGGGCAGCTTCTTCGGCGTGATGCACGCGCAGGGCCGCGACGCCGTAGAGTTCTTCACCGATAAGAAAGTAATCGTAGAGCGCTGGCCAAAAGAGTGGTCCCGCAAATTCTGA
- a CDS encoding antibiotic biosynthesis monooxygenase family protein produces MIARIWHGYTKPEHADSYEAMLKPELLPGMNKIPGYKGGIVLRRPLGDEIEFITIMVWESIEALQAVAGPHYAAAIIPEDRLKFLSRYDKESAHYEIRSLQGLTDLLR; encoded by the coding sequence ATGATTGCGAGAATCTGGCACGGATATACCAAACCTGAACACGCAGACAGCTACGAAGCAATGCTCAAGCCCGAGTTGCTGCCGGGAATGAACAAAATTCCCGGATACAAAGGCGGCATCGTGCTGCGGCGTCCCCTCGGCGACGAGATTGAATTCATAACCATCATGGTGTGGGAATCGATCGAGGCGCTGCAGGCTGTGGCCGGTCCCCATTATGCCGCAGCAATCATCCCGGAGGATCGCTTGAAGTTTCTTTCACGCTACGACAAGGAGTCGGCGCATTACGAAATTCGCTCCTTGCAAGGGCTCACCGATCTTCTGCGATAA
- the dnaB gene encoding replicative DNA helicase, with the protein MATLPDITSLDAGLPANIDAEKTILGAILLDNAAHSEAAERLEPDDFSLDSHKRIFVRMSELMNDQRAVDIVTLSHELARVKEIEAVGGVAYLASLTEGLPMRPVIEEYIRIVKDKSLLRKLMLICSAAIARAADQSETALEVIGAAETALLEVSEKGVTGGLEPLEHIVANSFGNIDNLYRNSRTVTGLETDFTKLDEMTSGLQKGELIIVAARPSMGKTAFAINMAQNAAVNHQATVAVFSLEMNKESLLRRMLSSQAWVDQRNLQTGFIRKEDHDKLVRGLEALVESRLFIDDTAGISLAEMRAKARRLKQTHGALDLVVVDYLQLMSATLPSAGGKRYENRTQEVSAISRGLKALAKEMNVPVVALSQLSRASERRGDDKRPMLSDLRESGSIEQDADVVAFIHREAYYNRDEEMSESDKAKSEIIIAKQRNGPTGTVHLNFISRFTRFENQDVVHDV; encoded by the coding sequence ATGGCCACCCTGCCTGACATCACTTCGCTTGACGCTGGACTGCCCGCGAATATCGACGCGGAAAAAACAATTCTTGGCGCCATCCTTCTGGACAATGCCGCCCACTCCGAAGCGGCTGAGAGGCTTGAGCCCGACGACTTCTCGCTGGATTCGCACAAACGCATCTTCGTGCGTATGTCGGAGCTGATGAACGATCAGCGCGCCGTCGACATCGTTACGCTGTCGCACGAGTTGGCCCGCGTCAAAGAGATTGAGGCCGTGGGGGGAGTTGCCTACCTGGCGTCTCTGACAGAAGGGCTGCCGATGCGGCCGGTCATCGAGGAATACATCCGCATCGTCAAGGATAAAAGCCTTCTGCGCAAGCTGATGCTGATCTGCTCGGCGGCGATTGCGCGGGCGGCCGACCAGAGCGAAACGGCGCTCGAAGTGATAGGCGCGGCTGAAACAGCTCTCCTCGAAGTGAGCGAAAAGGGCGTTACCGGCGGACTGGAGCCGCTGGAACACATTGTTGCGAATTCGTTCGGCAATATCGACAATCTTTACCGCAACAGCCGCACTGTGACGGGCCTTGAGACTGACTTTACCAAGCTGGATGAGATGACCAGTGGTCTGCAGAAGGGTGAACTGATCATTGTTGCCGCGCGACCGTCGATGGGCAAGACGGCCTTTGCTATTAACATGGCGCAGAATGCAGCGGTGAACCACCAGGCGACGGTGGCAGTGTTCAGTCTTGAAATGAATAAGGAGTCGCTGCTGCGACGCATGCTTTCGTCGCAGGCCTGGGTGGATCAGCGCAACCTTCAGACGGGTTTTATTCGCAAAGAGGACCACGACAAACTGGTACGCGGGCTTGAGGCGCTGGTGGAATCGCGACTCTTTATCGATGACACTGCCGGCATTTCGCTGGCGGAGATGCGCGCCAAGGCGCGACGCCTGAAGCAGACTCATGGTGCGCTTGATCTAGTTGTCGTGGATTATCTGCAGCTGATGAGCGCCACTCTGCCGTCCGCAGGCGGCAAACGTTATGAGAATCGCACGCAGGAAGTGTCGGCGATTTCGCGTGGGCTCAAGGCGCTGGCCAAGGAGATGAACGTGCCGGTGGTTGCGCTTTCGCAGCTATCGCGTGCCAGCGAGCGCCGAGGTGACGACAAGCGTCCCATGCTGAGCGATCTGCGCGAGTCGGGCTCAATCGAGCAGGACGCCGACGTTGTTGCGTTCATTCATCGCGAGGCGTATTACAACCGCGACGAGGAGATGTCGGAGTCGGATAAGGCGAAGTCCGAGATCATTATCGCGAAGCAGCGCAACGGGCCAACCGGAACCGTCCATCTCAATTTCATCTCGCGATTTACGCGCTTTGAGAATCAAGACGTGGTACACGACGTCTAG
- a CDS encoding TadE/TadG family type IV pilus assembly protein has translation MIALRQFSDRVRKAARNIAHSDAGGSLVEMALSSLILATMFFGIFEVTMGCYTYNAVAEAARESARWGMVRGTKCSTYTPNQTHCAASSDDIQNFAKTSAKIDWSQCTTASPCVTATWLKGTTTSGTTTSTVWATCTGGCSADPGNLLVVSISYPYALTFPMVKTFNIHLASTSEVIVSQ, from the coding sequence ATGATCGCATTGAGACAGTTCTCGGACAGGGTTCGGAAGGCAGCGCGGAACATCGCTCACAGCGATGCCGGAGGCTCCCTTGTCGAGATGGCCCTTTCTTCTCTCATCCTGGCCACCATGTTTTTCGGAATCTTCGAAGTCACGATGGGCTGTTACACCTACAACGCTGTTGCTGAAGCTGCACGCGAAAGTGCGCGCTGGGGAATGGTACGCGGCACAAAATGCAGCACCTACACGCCGAACCAGACTCACTGTGCTGCAAGCTCCGACGACATCCAGAATTTCGCGAAAACCTCTGCGAAGATCGACTGGTCACAGTGCACGACGGCCAGCCCGTGCGTGACGGCCACATGGCTGAAGGGAACCACCACCTCGGGAACCACGACCTCAACTGTCTGGGCGACTTGCACTGGAGGCTGCTCGGCCGATCCTGGAAATCTGCTGGTCGTGTCGATCTCCTACCCGTACGCTCTGACATTTCCAATGGTGAAGACATTCAACATCCACCTGGCCAGCACTTCTGAGGTGATTGTTTCGCAATAG
- a CDS encoding TadE/TadG family type IV pilus assembly protein gives MNTKVLKTGKVFRRIRNCESGSALVETALTFPVLVMLIAGATEFSRVAYASLEVVSAAKAGVSYGAQTGATTTDLNGITYAAQHDAGNVTSIQVLSANSTYVCSDGSASTGANTDCSTSHMEQTLTVTTQATIDPIIHIPGLPTTYTINGQASQLCLQ, from the coding sequence ATGAATACAAAAGTTCTAAAAACAGGAAAAGTGTTTAGGCGTATTCGGAACTGCGAGTCTGGCAGTGCATTGGTCGAAACTGCCTTGACGTTTCCGGTCCTGGTCATGCTTATCGCCGGCGCAACAGAATTCTCCCGAGTGGCCTATGCATCGCTTGAGGTAGTAAGTGCAGCGAAGGCAGGGGTCTCTTACGGCGCCCAGACGGGCGCGACAACCACGGATCTGAATGGGATCACGTATGCTGCACAGCACGATGCCGGAAATGTCACATCAATCCAGGTGCTATCGGCGAATTCAACGTATGTATGTTCGGACGGATCGGCATCGACGGGAGCTAACACAGATTGCTCTACATCGCACATGGAGCAGACTCTGACCGTGACGACTCAGGCGACGATTGATCCAATCATCCATATTCCGGGACTTCCGACGACCTATACCATCAACGGTCAGGCTTCTCAGCTCTGCCTTCAGTAA
- a CDS encoding pilus assembly protein TadG-related protein produces the protein MKLLRNEEGQTLVLTAVCASGLLGFMALALDVGVLFHTRREIQTAADAAAIAGAADYLYNQSVSSARTAACAAAATNGFTGSCTTSTSGVCSASGTTICVNIPPQSGPNTAATGTFVEAVVAQPASMIFRSGSMAVNARAVAAMPTNGQACIWLMNPSGNDLAVQGKYDIESPNCGIYVNSNTTDAMSVTGGAGTINAPFVDVVGNATLQHVPNGVTPTMNSGTRKSPWGNLAGPTSSNCSAGNTVSGNSITSSTTIPSPIGGVVCFSGSNPSISGTVTLPGAASGTVYYFENGVSIGVGATVTFGSGPAYNVNTNTFASSPATVGAVLDVGSGTLNQGSNSLLNVYSPTAGTYNGIAIFQPSTNTTQLQVQFGSNNEVMDGYIYAPGAQVYLQDHGGGVTAVGLVAGQLYDKASTFTVPHSYDQANPTTTLNRVLTLVE, from the coding sequence ATGAAGCTTTTAAGAAATGAAGAAGGTCAAACCCTGGTATTAACCGCTGTTTGCGCTTCTGGACTGCTGGGCTTTATGGCGCTCGCTTTGGATGTAGGCGTGCTCTTCCATACGCGCCGGGAGATACAGACTGCGGCCGACGCGGCAGCGATCGCCGGAGCGGCGGACTACCTTTACAATCAGTCGGTTTCCTCAGCGCGCACAGCTGCTTGCGCGGCCGCTGCGACTAACGGTTTTACGGGGAGTTGCACAACCAGTACGTCAGGGGTCTGCAGCGCGTCGGGTACAACGATTTGCGTCAACATCCCACCTCAATCCGGACCCAACACGGCTGCAACGGGAACCTTCGTGGAGGCGGTTGTAGCGCAACCGGCATCCATGATTTTCCGATCGGGTTCGATGGCGGTGAATGCCAGGGCGGTGGCGGCAATGCCGACGAACGGTCAAGCCTGCATCTGGCTAATGAATCCAAGTGGAAACGACCTTGCCGTTCAGGGCAAGTATGACATCGAATCGCCGAACTGCGGAATTTACGTGAACTCAAACACAACGGACGCCATGTCCGTAACCGGTGGCGCCGGCACGATCAATGCTCCGTTTGTTGACGTGGTTGGAAATGCCACGCTCCAGCACGTACCAAACGGGGTTACACCTACGATGAACTCTGGGACTCGCAAGAGCCCTTGGGGAAACCTTGCAGGTCCCACGAGCAGTAACTGCTCGGCCGGGAATACGGTCAGTGGAAACTCCATTACGTCATCAACGACGATTCCGAGTCCGATTGGCGGAGTGGTTTGTTTTTCAGGAAGTAACCCTTCGATCTCCGGCACAGTCACGCTTCCAGGAGCAGCCTCTGGAACGGTCTACTACTTCGAGAACGGCGTAAGCATCGGAGTCGGTGCCACCGTCACCTTTGGTTCCGGTCCCGCGTATAACGTGAACACAAATACTTTCGCATCCTCACCGGCTACCGTTGGCGCAGTGCTCGATGTCGGCAGCGGCACACTGAACCAGGGTTCCAACTCACTTCTGAATGTTTATTCGCCGACCGCGGGCACCTATAACGGTATTGCAATTTTCCAGCCATCAACGAACACCACGCAACTTCAGGTGCAGTTTGGCAGCAATAACGAAGTGATGGATGGCTACATCTATGCGCCTGGTGCCCAGGTCTACCTGCAGGACCACGGCGGCGGCGTAACTGCGGTGGGTCTGGTTGCCGGCCAACTCTACGACAAGGCCTCAACGTTCACGGTCCCCCACAGCTACGACCAGGCGAATCCGACGACAACCCTGAACAGAGTTCTCACACTGGTCGAGTAA
- a CDS encoding TadE family protein, whose protein sequence is MLRYSRNRVKSKKAQPSGNLVEWVLQHAWRDQGSALVEMALVSSLLLAMLFGIFQVSIALYAYNYVNDAAREGARWAIVRGSQCSTNTPNLDHCGASSADIQTYVRSLGFPYSGSLTASATWCTATTTSGVTTWSAQPCSGTKDPGNMVSVAVSLSYPLNIPFIKQIPLTLSSTSNMVVSQ, encoded by the coding sequence ATGCTCAGATATTCTCGGAATCGCGTGAAGTCGAAGAAAGCGCAGCCCAGCGGGAATCTCGTGGAGTGGGTGCTGCAACATGCATGGCGCGACCAAGGCTCGGCACTCGTGGAGATGGCCCTTGTAAGCTCGCTTTTGCTTGCCATGCTGTTTGGGATTTTTCAGGTTTCGATTGCGTTATATGCATATAACTACGTGAACGATGCAGCGCGGGAAGGGGCGAGATGGGCCATCGTACGCGGATCGCAGTGTTCCACGAACACCCCGAATCTGGACCATTGCGGAGCCTCGTCTGCGGATATTCAGACCTATGTGCGGAGCCTAGGGTTCCCCTATTCCGGTAGCTTGACCGCATCCGCAACCTGGTGCACTGCGACGACGACCTCCGGTGTGACGACCTGGTCCGCACAGCCTTGCTCCGGAACAAAGGACCCCGGAAACATGGTTAGCGTGGCTGTCAGCTTGAGCTATCCATTGAACATCCCGTTCATAAAACAGATTCCGCTAACGCTGAGCTCAACCTCCAATATGGTGGTTTCGCAGTAA
- a CDS encoding TadE/TadG family type IV pilus assembly protein — protein MARNWFGIFATLKKWRGHDSGGALVEFALTMPVLTLLLAGSVELARIAYTSIEITNASRAAAQYGAQNSTTAADYDNSSAQNGGIQKAAAIEASGLNGVTTTVLISGMCSSGASCTGTSNAAGPTCKNTDCQTNSGDHIETILNVTSSITFSPGIQIKALPTTFTLSHTTVQKCLNC, from the coding sequence GTGGCACGCAATTGGTTTGGAATATTTGCAACTCTCAAAAAGTGGCGAGGCCATGACAGTGGTGGAGCGCTGGTGGAGTTTGCGCTGACGATGCCGGTGCTGACGCTGCTTCTTGCGGGCTCGGTGGAACTGGCACGCATTGCTTACACGTCCATCGAAATCACCAACGCTTCAAGAGCCGCTGCGCAATATGGAGCTCAGAATTCAACTACGGCTGCGGACTACGACAACAGTAGTGCTCAGAATGGCGGTATCCAGAAGGCTGCGGCGATCGAAGCTTCTGGCCTCAATGGTGTGACTACGACTGTTTTGATTTCGGGTATGTGTTCGAGCGGCGCATCGTGCACCGGAACCAGCAATGCAGCGGGGCCGACTTGCAAAAACACCGATTGTCAGACGAATTCAGGCGATCACATTGAGACCATTTTGAACGTGACGAGTTCCATCACATTCTCGCCCGGTATCCAGATCAAGGCACTTCCCACTACGTTCACGCTGAGCCACACCACGGTGCAGAAATGCCTGAATTGCTAG
- a CDS encoding Tad domain-containing protein, whose amino-acid sequence MGLDERGKTKDCRTLANNGVTGTEGFLNGHLKSLKLQSGLAFRALAGKLNANGRGVESGQALVFTAFLMAALFGFMGLAIDVGLLFRAKRNLQSAADAAATAGALDYYYYGSASSAKTMGCAAATSNGISGTCNTASTCTGLSGTNICINTPPQLGPNTSTTFTEAIVTQPNPTAFMSLFGFSSVKISARAVAASRGISTDCVYLMDSSMSDALFMKGNGTIHAVNCGVYVNSKSSTAVEGNGNTAVDAASLNIVGPDSGASSLDPNKTHTGVSPITPPIPLNLPGIPSTGCTSSISQSEVTVSTTSGSTKIKEASVNGSSSNNVVCFTNAGGVTIDDGVALAGVQGDGVLYVFEHGVTLNGAVSFGSYNGTPPTNGPFDPSKTISAVLDVAGGSLSQGNAALTIYAPTSGTYNSIALMQPSTNTTGGVHCPASPVDPCLLIQRGSSGSVFDGIVYAPAAYVELQDNAGAVYATGLIADGLFVKASDLYINNYSPANPTTTPFTVITLVE is encoded by the coding sequence ATGGGACTTGATGAGCGTGGGAAAACAAAGGACTGTAGAACTCTCGCGAATAACGGGGTTACCGGGACCGAGGGCTTCCTAAACGGACATCTAAAATCACTGAAGCTTCAGTCTGGATTAGCCTTTCGTGCGCTTGCGGGGAAGCTCAACGCGAACGGCAGAGGCGTTGAGAGCGGACAGGCTCTGGTATTTACGGCATTCCTAATGGCGGCTCTGTTCGGTTTCATGGGCCTGGCGATTGATGTCGGCTTATTGTTCCGTGCCAAGCGCAATCTCCAGAGCGCAGCAGACGCGGCGGCCACTGCGGGGGCGCTGGACTACTACTATTACGGCTCGGCGTCGTCGGCTAAGACGATGGGTTGCGCGGCCGCTACTTCAAATGGCATTTCGGGTACGTGCAACACCGCCAGCACCTGCACCGGTCTCAGCGGGACAAATATCTGCATCAATACCCCGCCGCAGCTAGGACCGAACACGAGCACCACCTTCACCGAGGCGATCGTTACTCAGCCAAACCCCACGGCATTCATGTCCCTGTTCGGGTTCTCAAGCGTGAAGATAAGCGCGCGGGCCGTGGCGGCGTCTCGTGGAATCAGCACGGACTGTGTTTACCTGATGGATTCTTCGATGTCGGATGCCCTCTTCATGAAGGGCAATGGCACGATTCATGCCGTCAACTGCGGTGTCTACGTGAATTCGAAATCGTCAACCGCAGTGGAAGGCAATGGCAATACAGCTGTGGATGCTGCCAGCCTGAACATTGTGGGTCCGGATTCGGGAGCGTCCAGTCTCGATCCCAACAAAACTCATACCGGTGTTTCGCCGATCACTCCTCCGATTCCACTCAATCTACCGGGTATACCTTCCACAGGCTGCACTTCTTCGATTTCTCAAAGCGAGGTCACGGTATCGACGACGAGCGGCAGCACCAAGATCAAGGAAGCTTCAGTCAACGGGTCTTCGAGTAACAATGTTGTTTGCTTCACGAACGCAGGCGGCGTGACGATCGACGACGGCGTTGCGTTAGCGGGCGTCCAAGGGGATGGTGTTTTATATGTCTTTGAGCACGGCGTGACGCTGAATGGCGCCGTGAGCTTCGGCTCATACAACGGGACGCCGCCAACCAATGGTCCGTTCGATCCCTCGAAGACTATCAGCGCCGTGCTGGATGTGGCCGGTGGAAGCCTGAGCCAGGGCAATGCCGCCCTCACTATTTATGCGCCGACTTCAGGGACTTACAACTCGATAGCCCTGATGCAGCCAAGCACCAATACAACTGGTGGAGTCCATTGCCCGGCGAGTCCTGTTGACCCGTGCCTGCTGATTCAGCGTGGATCGAGCGGCTCAGTATTCGACGGGATCGTTTACGCGCCAGCCGCATATGTGGAATTGCAGGATAATGCCGGAGCCGTTTACGCCACTGGCCTGATCGCTGACGGGCTTTTCGTCAAAGCTTCTGATCTTTACATCAACAACTACAGCCCAGCCAACCCCACCACAACGCCTTTCACGGTCATCACCCTGGTGGAATAG
- a CDS encoding TadE/TadG family type IV pilus assembly protein, whose amino-acid sequence MKLRFSDSSGSALVEVALAAPLFLLLLTGAFELGRVAHFAIEVQNAARAGASYGSTNSGNSAATNSIIQEAKNDAPDLGSLAVTPGTGCVCEALATGSTPTYSPSSGTVACTDPTIVACSGTSGTTTYRVVSYVTVSTQATINPIFNVTSLPGSYTIHGYSEMRVLPN is encoded by the coding sequence ATGAAGCTTAGATTCAGTGACAGTAGCGGGTCGGCACTGGTGGAGGTGGCTTTGGCGGCGCCGCTATTCCTGCTCCTGCTGACCGGCGCATTTGAATTGGGACGGGTCGCACATTTCGCCATTGAAGTGCAGAACGCGGCGCGCGCCGGGGCGTCCTACGGTAGCACGAACTCGGGCAACTCTGCAGCAACCAATTCGATCATTCAGGAAGCAAAAAATGACGCTCCTGATCTGGGCAGTCTCGCGGTGACACCAGGCACCGGCTGCGTTTGTGAGGCACTTGCGACCGGCAGCACTCCAACGTATTCCCCAAGCAGTGGGACCGTTGCCTGCACCGATCCAACAATCGTGGCCTGCAGCGGGACGAGCGGCACAACCACGTATCGCGTGGTGAGCTACGTTACTGTCTCCACCCAGGCAACGATCAATCCTATTTTCAATGTGACTTCTCTGCCGGGTTCCTACACGATCCACGGATATTCTGAAATGAGGGTGCTCCCAAATTGA
- a CDS encoding pilus assembly protein TadG-related protein, whose amino-acid sequence MKWFRGQSEHVPAMTAFKNGLRSARNEGGQALVLTALSMTVLLGFMALATDAGVMLRQKRIAQSVADSAAIAGAFEALYEGTPSTVTTGMWNAAAKDATLNGYAPGSASGVLNSANGVTLALSVSPNIGVSGFNSAGYVQAIVTFNTPTFFMSLFHFPTINVTAAAIASDQLQASGCFDVQNGGNYADPAGTMGGSSEVFGTSCGVTINGNVDMGGHANIDAKYVAASGTIQNQGSSSITGTEVQNAPPTNDPLPQLQQAANQPTIDTVHHTCTAPASATGMSCIYDGNTSGTNGALNGTLSGTLQANTIYVFDGAVNSGNGPTISGNVTGASVTLYLAGNTPFDFANNGTLSLSPPGYQTSCLLSTNPFCGILIDAPSDGSNNNGTYTCSHGKGNNYGNPGEIYLNFGSSSTTLNGVIYAPYMQLFVQDQGSNTTMNNDVIIGNFCAQSATITINGYSPSYSPVARIGLVY is encoded by the coding sequence ATGAAATGGTTCCGTGGCCAGAGTGAACACGTCCCGGCAATGACGGCCTTCAAGAACGGCTTGCGATCCGCGCGAAACGAAGGAGGGCAAGCCCTGGTCTTAACAGCGCTGAGCATGACCGTGCTGCTCGGCTTCATGGCTCTCGCAACGGACGCCGGAGTCATGCTGCGCCAGAAGAGAATCGCGCAGTCAGTCGCCGACAGCGCAGCAATTGCTGGAGCGTTTGAAGCCTTGTATGAGGGCACTCCTTCGACCGTAACCACGGGGATGTGGAATGCGGCCGCGAAAGACGCCACATTGAATGGCTACGCTCCGGGGTCGGCGAGCGGTGTACTCAATTCCGCGAACGGCGTCACTCTGGCTCTTTCAGTAAGCCCGAATATTGGTGTTTCAGGTTTTAATAGTGCTGGTTACGTTCAGGCTATTGTGACGTTCAACACGCCCACGTTCTTCATGAGCCTCTTCCATTTTCCGACCATCAATGTCACCGCCGCAGCGATTGCTTCAGATCAGCTTCAGGCCTCAGGCTGTTTCGATGTTCAGAATGGCGGCAACTATGCCGATCCCGCAGGGACGATGGGTGGAAGTTCCGAAGTCTTCGGGACGAGTTGCGGCGTAACCATCAATGGCAACGTGGACATGGGAGGACACGCAAACATCGACGCCAAATACGTCGCCGCGTCGGGCACTATTCAGAACCAAGGCAGCTCCAGCATTACCGGAACGGAGGTGCAGAATGCTCCTCCCACGAACGATCCCCTACCTCAGCTTCAGCAGGCAGCGAATCAACCGACGATCGACACCGTCCACCATACTTGCACCGCGCCTGCCTCCGCCACTGGCATGAGCTGCATCTATGACGGGAATACCAGCGGGACCAACGGCGCGCTCAATGGCACTCTCAGCGGCACCTTGCAGGCGAACACGATTTATGTCTTCGACGGTGCTGTGAATAGCGGGAACGGACCGACCATCAGCGGCAACGTGACGGGGGCCAGTGTCACGCTCTATCTGGCTGGCAATACTCCGTTTGACTTCGCCAATAACGGAACCCTGTCCCTCAGTCCTCCCGGCTATCAGACGAGCTGTCTGCTAAGCACGAACCCGTTTTGCGGAATCCTGATCGACGCGCCGAGCGATGGCAGCAACAATAACGGCACTTATACCTGTTCGCACGGTAAGGGGAACAACTACGGCAACCCTGGTGAAATATATCTCAATTTCGGCAGCAGCAGCACCACGTTGAATGGAGTTATCTACGCACCGTATATGCAGCTGTTTGTTCAGGACCAGGGTTCAAATACAACCATGAACAATGACGTTATTATCGGCAATTTCTGCGCGCAATCGGCAACCATCACCATAAATGGTTACAGCCCATCCTATTCGCCCGTTGCAAGAATCGGGCTCGTGTACTGA